The DNA window GGGGTGACGTGCTGTACATAACTCTGTTGCACCCGGGCTGACCCCTCTAGAAGGATTATATACATCACGAACCATCCCCTGCTCCGGTTGGTCGTCACTCGGATCGCCCCAATCGACACCCCCCCTAGATTCCATGAAACACGCCTCCCGTCGCATGGAATCTCACCCCTAACTATCATCGGCCGCCCCTTTCTGCAATGATTGAAACCCCCAGGGGTTTGTTCTTCATCTCATGTCCTTCCATTAACATGGCCTACTCAATCTAATCAGTGAATCCCGGGTATCGACGATTGtcgatcatcatcatcatgccgTTCCAACAGCGTACCAAGAAGAATAACAATAACAATAAGAAAGATGGACGAAAAAGGACGTCCTCGGTTTCGACCACACAGGCTGGCCCTGTCGAGACCACGGAGCAATCCAAGCAATCACTAAAGAGTTCCGATCCCTCCCCCACCGAGTCGGCGAACAAGATGCCCAATGTCTTCGAATTCCTCGACGATAACGGCGAGTCGTCGTCAGagtcgtcggagtcggaagaggaaggaacCCAAGCCCTCACCAAGATCCAATCGCCCAAACCCCGAACAAGTCCCGTGGCACATGGGGTATTGAAGTCGGGAGGAGGCCATAGTCCACCAAGTTCCTTTGGGTTCAAAAGTTCGAGCGACTCGCGCCAGTCATCGGATACTGCTGCGACCTCGACGTCAGAGAATCAGTTGCAGCTGGCGCGGAAGTCTACAGCCGCACAATCAAAGGCACTCAGAGGAAAGGCCAAtgcctcgtcgtcgtccgGCAAGCGTCAATTGGAAATCACTCGGCCAGAGAGTTACTACACACAGGACATGCATCGATCACCACTGCCGCCGTCTCCACCCAGCAGCCCAGAAGACAGTCTTCACCGCGACGTGCTCACCAACAGGCGGAGCAGCACCCCCCAAGCACCATCGGGCTATGGACTCGTGGCGGCGCATCTCACCCAGCCCGCCCCGGAGGAGAAAGCGGGCTTTCCGCCGCTGTACCGACGCTTCGAGAACCTGAACCATCGCGTGTTGCTCCATCTGCAGGACGAGATCGcgcagatggaagaggatCTGCAAGCACTCGACGAGTACGACGAGCTCCATCGttccaccaccgccgaggaggaaggtACGAAGGTGATGCCGGCTTCTCGGCGAATGGATGTCAAGCACCAGGTGTACTCGTCCCTGCACTATCGACGCATGGACCTAATGTCTAATCTGATCCAAAAGACTGAGCAATACAGTGAgtttttctccatctcaccAAATAAGAGGAAATCTACTTGGAAGACCAAATCCTAACGAAGTATATAGACAACGCCCTCAGCGCATACAGCAAAGTCGCACAAACCCTCCCCCGCGCTTCCGAAAACGATATCCACACCTACCGCGCCTGGATGAAAGAACACAACCCCGTCGCCGCATCCGAGACCAAGTTCCTGGACCacgacctcgacctcgtctcGCTGACTCCGCGCCTGGCCGCTTCCGCCTCCGCGGCCCCAGTATACAtggccatcatcatcggcgccggcgcgATATTGCTCCCGCTGCTGGCATTCAGCATGATCGCCGAGTTCTCGGGCCGGCTCGTCGTCGTGACGGTCGTGGGCGGCGCGGCGGCTGCTATCGCGGCGAGTTACTCGGCTGGAATTGATACATTGGTTGATTCGAGGGATGGGTGGCGGTGTGCGACGCTGTATGTTTCTCGTCCTTTTCGATGCCCCTGGAAATAAGAAAAGGGACGAAACTAATCTTTTCTCGATAGATACTTTGGCTTCATGACTGTGGCAGCCATGTTTATCCCTTAAAGCTCTCTATTATCAAGGCGAGAAGAGATACAGCAAAAGCAGCAAACAAACCTTGGATGGATGATATGATACCACATGATATGATGGAACAAGCTtcaagaaagagaaggcGTTTGGCATAGGACACGGATGGGAACTGGCATTGATTGGATATGGCATTGGCGAGGGAGACGAGGTGTTTGGGGAGTTCTTTTGATTttgttgttttgttttgAGCTCATACCGAATACCACTTTGAATTGTTACCGATTAACCATGTGCGAGGAGACGCAAGATGATGGTGAAATATATTGATATTGAATTGCACTAAAGCAAGAAAGAGACCTTCTAAGTTTAGCTGTTTAAAAAATTCATAGTAGTAGACagataagaaagaaaaaaggaagacAACCTGCACCGCAGCGCAGCCATCCAGAAGAATTCGAGAGCAACCAGCCTGCCCACAGCCCCCTGTctgaagagagaaaaaaacccTCGCTTCCGCGCCAATTGCTGTCACCGAAAAGACAAAGAACGCCAGATAAAAAGCCAGATAAAAAGGTAAGAAGATTCGTAGCAACACAATGGGTGAGAATAGAAGAAAAGGCGGAGAAGTTGAAATGCAGcacaaaacaagaaaacacTCCTCTGCGTTTGAACTTTCTAAAACAcggactttttttttggctgTCCAAACTCGGCGGCTCTCAATGAAAAGGTGCTGGCAACCAAGAGATAAGAAATTATGACGGAACAGGTGTGCCATTCTGCTTGCTGGCAGGCGTGACGCTGCGCTCGGGAGAGATGCTTTGTCCTATCGTTTGAGGCGTCGACGGGCTTTGCCGGGTTTGCTGAGCTGCCAGCTGTGCCTTGTTACGGTCCATCAACATGGCTTGCTCGGCGGCGCTGCGAGCATAGGTTGCGGCGGCAGCGGAGTTTGCGAAATTCTGTTGCTGGTATCGTTGCTGTGCTGGGTTGGCAGCACCTGCATTTGCATATGGCGTCCGTGCCTGTGGTGTGTTATATGATGGCGGCTTTTGGCTGTACGGCGCGGTTTGTCCAGAGCGCGGCGTGTAGGGCTGGGGAGAGGCTTGAGCGGATGGCTGGCCTTGTGGAGCGGAATAAGGAGTGTACCCGTTGGGACCGGGACGCTGGAACTGTGGGACATTGTTCGCCTGACTGTACTGAGGCGTCATCTGCGAGTACTGCTGGAGATGCCCTGGGCGCTGGGATGGAGTGTTTGTGCTTGGTGGACGACCTCCGCCGTAAGCCTGGGGGGTGTAGGCACCGGAAGAAGACTGGCGTGCGTGTTGGGGCGGTACTTGGAAGCCACCTTGCGATACTCGAGCATTGGGGACGTAAGCACGCTGATTATAGCCGCCATGAGGACCCTGGAAACTGCTGGACCGCACGCTGGATGGCGTGGAGGTACGATTCGCGGCGTTGGCCGCTGAGGcagccatcgccgcagcTCGTTCCTGTTGCAAAGTGTACTCGTCTTTGTCCATTGTGCCGCTGTAGGTCGGGGTTTCGATCAGAATCGTCTGGCTGATATTCAACTCTGCCAATTGATC is part of the Penicillium psychrofluorescens genome assembly, chromosome: 4 genome and encodes:
- a CDS encoding uncharacterized protein (ID:PFLUO_006745-T1.cds;~source:funannotate): MPFQQRTKKNNNNNKKDGRKRTSSVSTTQAGPVETTEQSKQSLKSSDPSPTESANKMPNVFEFLDDNGESSSESSESEEEGTQALTKIQSPKPRTSPVAHGVLKSGGGHSPPSSFGFKSSSDSRQSSDTAATSTSENQLQLARKSTAAQSKALRGKANASSSSGKRQLEITRPESYYTQDMHRSPLPPSPPSSPEDSLHRDVLTNRRSSTPQAPSGYGLVAAHLTQPAPEEKAGFPPLYRRFENLNHRVLLHLQDEIAQMEEDLQALDEYDELHRSTTAEEEGTKVMPASRRMDVKHQVYSSLHYRRMDLMSNLIQKTEQYNNALSAYSKVAQTLPRASENDIHTYRAWMKEHNPVAASETKFLDHDLDLVSLTPRLAASASAAPVYMAIIIGAGAILLPLLAFSMIAEFSGRLVVVTVVGGAAAAIAASYSAGIDTLVDSRDGWRCATLYFGFMTVAAMFIP